The Pleurodeles waltl isolate 20211129_DDA chromosome 6, aPleWal1.hap1.20221129, whole genome shotgun sequence genome has a segment encoding these proteins:
- the LOC138302090 gene encoding transcription factor HES-5-like: MLLRREFEEQELPPKAEKADILEMVVRYLARLLQTPAAAVASSEGYSRCLQDSLHFLSLHGAPTETRMKLLRALHRPAAAAEAVCPSRPPSCPSRTKEPAQDSPRALWRSW, translated from the exons ATGTTACTGCGGAGAGAGTTTGAGGAACAGGAACTTCCGCCCAAAGCAGAGAAAGCGGATATCCTGGAAATGGTCGTGAGATACCTGGCCCGGCTGCTGCAGACACCGGCAGCAG CCGTGGCCTCCAGTGAAGGTTACTCCAGGTGCCTCCAGGACTCTctgcacttcctctccctccacggAGCCCCCACAGAGACCCGGATGAAGCTGCTGCGGGCCCTCCATAGACCTGCGGCTGCAGCAGAGGCTGTGTGTCCTTCTCGGCCTCCGTCCTGTCCCAGCAGAACTAAAGAGCCAGCCCAGGACAGCCCCAGAGCCCTGTGGAGATCCTGGTAA